The Cellulomonas flavigena DSM 20109 DNA segment AACGGCCGCCCGCGCGTGAGCGAGGCGACACGCCAGCGCGTCCTCGCGGCCGTCGAGGAGCTGGGCTACCAGGTCAACCTCACCGCTCGCAGCCTGCGCGCCGGCCGCAGCGGCACCATCGCGCTGTCCATCCCGCGGGTCGACCACCCGTACTTCGCCGAGCTCGCCGCCGCGGTCACCGACGCGCTGCAGGCGTCCGGCCGCCACCTCGTCGTCGAGCAGACGGGCGCCAGCCGCGAGGGCGAGCTGAGCGCGCTCTCGCAGGCGCGGCTGCAGATGTACGACGGCGTGCTGCTGTCCGTCGTCGGGCTCAAGGAGTCCGAGGTAGCGCGCCTGCACAGCGACATGCCGCTCGTGCTCCTCGGCGAGAAGCCCATGCCGCTCGAGCGGGACCACGTCATGCTCGGCAACCGCGAGGGCGCCCGCCTGGCCACCGCCCACCTCATCGAGCGCGGGGCCCGCCGCGTGGCGATCGTCGGCGGGACGCCGAAGAGCGGCAACCGCGGCATGGTCGGCATGCGCACCGCCGGCTGGCGGGACGCGCATGCCGAGGTCGGGCTCGTGCCCGACGAGCGGCTGATCCTGCCGCCCGACCACTTCGCCATGGCCGAGAGCCGCGCGACGGCCCGCGCAGCCGTCGACGCGGGGCTGGACTTCGACGGCGTCTTCGCCGTCACCGACCAGGTCGCGATCGGCGTCATCGCCGGCCTGCACGACCGCGGGCTGCGCGTGCCCGACGACGTCCAGGTGGTCGGGTTCGACGACCTCGACGTCAGCGAGCACCTCGTCCCGGGACTCACGACGATCGACCCCCGCGTCGACCTCGTCGTCGCGGAGTCGCTGCGGCTCCTCGAGGGGCGCATGTCCGGCGTCGAGTCCGCGGCCGAGCACATCGTCACGCCGGTGCGCCTGGTGGTGCGCGGCACGACGCGCTGACGCGTCAGTCGCAGTCGTCGCGCCAGTCGCAGTCGTCGGGCCAGTCGCAGTCGTCGCGTCAGTCGCAGTAGTCGCAGCGCCCCGTGCCGGCGAGCGTCGTGAAGCACGTGGGGCACACGGGCGCGACGCGCTCCGGCTCGGCCGTGCGGCGGGGGGCCGCGGGCGCTGCCTGGCGACGCGGGGTCGGCGCGCGCTTGGCGCGGACCGGGGTGGCGACGGGCGCCGCTGCTCCCCCGGGCTGCGTGACGTCGAACCCGCGCTTGCGCAGGATCGCCGCCGCGCCGGCGAGGTTGTGCCCCAGGTCGTCCGGCGTCGCGAGGCGGCCCGTCGCGAAGCGGTGCGCGACCCCCACGACGGCCGGCAGGTCGTACTCGCGACCCTCGTGGCGCAGCGTCCACGCGTCCTGCGGCACGAACCCGTAGACCGCGAGGAAGTCGTCACCGCCGCGGCGGTCGTACTCCTCGATCGCCTGGAGGACGTGCTGACGCGCTACGGAGGAGAAGGTGGCCACGGCTCGAGCCTACGTCGCGCACCGGACCTCGCCGGCGGCCCAGGACCCTTGCGGTGGTGTCCCGCGGCGTGACGCTGCGCACGCACGGCAGCGGGCGCGGTCCCGAAGGGGTGGGTCCGCGCCCGCTGTCGATCGTCGCACCGGGCCGCCGGCGGGTGTGCGCTCCCGCCGGCGGCTCAGCGCGTCAGGAGGCCGTGCAGCTGACCGTCGGCCAGGTCCAGTTGCCGCCGTGCTGGACCGTGAACCCGAAGGTCGTGGTCTGGCCGTTGGCGAGGCCACCGTTGCCGCGCATCACCATGACGTTGGACTGGGGCCAGCTGGCTGTGCCGCCCCAGGCCGCGGTGATGTACTGCGGGTAGCTCAGCGTGACGGTCGTCGTCCAGCCGCTGATGTTGCCGTTGGCACGGACGGTCACGTTGCCGTTGAAGCGGTCGCTCCACTTCTGGCCCTCGGAGTACGTCGCCGTGCAGGTGCCGGTGCCGCTGGTGGGCGGGGGCGTCGTCGGGTTGGCCGTGGGAGACGGGCTCGATGTCGGCTGCGGCGCCGGGCTGGACGTGCCGCCACCCGGGGTCGCGGTGGTGCCGCCGGCGTTGAGCGCGTTCAGCGTGTACGTGTACGCGGCCTTCTTGTTGCCCGAGCCGTCGAACAGCAGCGGGGTGCCCGACGCGCGCCACGAGTCGGAGTCCTTCACGCCCCACACGGTGATGCCGGTGCAGCGGGCGACCGAGAGGCACGCCTGGACGATGCCCCGGAACTGCTCGGCCTGCGAGGTGCCGGAGCCCTCGATGTCGAGCTCCGTGATCTGCACGTCGACACCCAGCGCGGCGAAGTTGCCGAGCGTGGTGTGGTAGTTCGACGGCACGGGGTTGCCCGAGTTGAAGTGCGCCTGGAAGCCGACGCAGTCGATCGGGACACCGCGGGCCTTGAAGTCGCGCACCATGTTGTAGACGCCCTGCGTCTTGGCGTGCGACCAGTTGTCGGTGTTGTAGTCGTTGTAGCAGAGCTTGGCCTGCGGGTCGGCGGCGCGAGCGGCGCGGAACGCCGCCTCGATCCAGTCGTTGCCGGTGCGCTGCAGGTTGGAGTCACGTCGCCCGCCGGACGAGCCGTCGGCGTAGGCCTCGTTCACCACGTCCCAGGCGTAGATCTTGCCCTTGTAGTACGTCGCCACCTTCGTGACGTGGTTGAGCATGGCGTTGCGCAGGGTCGTGCCGGACATGTTCTGCATCCACCCGGGCTGCTGGGAGTGCCACGCCAGCGCGTGGCCACGGACCTGCTTGCCGTTCTGGCGGGCCCAGTTGACGATCTGGTCGCCGGCCGCGTAGCTGAACTGGTTCTGCGACGGCTCCGTCGCGTCCATCTTCATCTCGTTCTCGGCGGTGATCATGTTGAACTCACGGTTGGTGATCGTCATCGTCCCGGAGTTGTTGAAGTAGTGCCCTGCCATGGCCGTGCCGAAGTACCGGTTGGTCTCGGCAGCGGCGGCCTGCAGCGTGCTGCCCGCGGCCTGGGCCGGCACGGCGAGCGTCACGATCAGCGCGGCGGCGCTGAGCCCGCCGACGGCCGCGATCCGGGCACGGCGGCGCGAGTGGTGTGGGGTCGTCATCGATCCCTCTCCTCTGTGGGTGGACGGTCCGGCGGGGGGCCGGAGCACGCAAGGTCCACCTCGGGACGCAAGGGCGTCAATGGACAATCCGGGCAGCGACAGTTTCGGGCCGTTTTGAAACGATTTCGCACTCCTGAGGGCGACGACCGTGCAGGTTGATCGACACAATCGGGTCATTCGCGTCATGGACGCGCGTCCATCTTGGCAAGCGATTCCTCCATCGACTTCGAAAACTGTCGGACCGTCCTGGTGGGAGCGCGTGCACCGCCACGGACCATCGTCCCCGGAGTCCGGGGCTCCGCCGGGCGCGGGCGGCCAGGCACGAGCGGCGAGCGCGTCAGGCGAGGGCTTCATCGAACCTTGACCCGACGTCAACCGGCGGCCGGGCGCACCAACGGGAGGCTGGCGGACGAGCGGCCACGCTCGCCCCACGCCGCCCGCCGGGACCTTGCCGGTGCGCACGACCGACACCGGGAGACCCCATGAAGCGCGCTCGACAGCGCACGACCGCTGCCGCCTCCGCCCTCGGCGTCGCCCTGCTGGTCGCCGCGTGCACGACCGGCGGCACCACGCAGGACGGCGCCGGCACGCAGCCCGCCGGTACGGGTGCCGCGGTGACCGGCGGCGGCCTGCCCGGCTCGCACGTCCACGGCGTCGCGATCGACCCGCAGGACGACCGCGTGTACCTCGCCACGCACGAGGGTCTCTTCCGCTACGACGACGCGGGACCCACGCAGGTCGGGCCCGTCATCGACCTCATGGGGTTCACGCTCGCCGGGCCCGGGCACTTCTACGCGTCCGGACACCCCGGTCCCGGCACCGACCTCCCCAACCCTGTGGGCCTCATCGAGTCCACCGACGGAGGCGAGACCTGGACCCCGCTGTCCCGCCAGGGCGAGTCCGACTTCCACGCCCTGACGGCGTCCGCGGCCGGTGTCGTGGCGTTCGACGGCGCAGCGCTGCAGGCCAGCGACGACGGCACCGCGTGGCGTGACCTGCCCGCGCCGGTCGCGCCGTACGCGATGGACGTGTCCCCCGACGGCAGCACCATCGTCGTGACCCACCAGGACGGGCCCGTGCGGTCCACCGACGCGGGCGCGACGTGGGAGCCGATCGCGGACGCCCCGCTCCTGCAGATCGTCGACTGGGCGGACGACCTCACGGTCGTCGGGGTCACGCCCGACGGGTCCGTCCAGGTCAGCGACGACGCGGGCACGACGTGGCAGGAGGCCGCGCGGGTCGACGGCGCGCCGCACGCGCTCGCCGTGCGCCGCGGCACCGGCGACGCGCTGCGCGTGGTCGTCGTGACCGAGGAGGCCGTGCTCGACTCGACCGACCTGTCCGCCGGCTTCGCGCCGCTCACCCGAGGCTGAGGCCGCCGATGCTCTCCTCCCACCGCCGCACCGCCGCCGGCCTCGCCGCAGCGGCGGGAGCGCTGCTCCTCGCCGCGTGCAGCGGCACCCCGTCCGAGCCCTCCACGGCACCGCCCGCCTCGGCAGTGACCGGCACGGTGTGGGTGGCCGACGAGGGTGACGGCACGCTCACGGCGATCGACGCCGCGACGGCCGAGGTGGTCGCGACCGTGGCGGGCGTCCCGTCGCCGCACAACGTGCAGGCCGCACCGGACGGGGCGACGGTGTGGGCCGTCAGCGGCGGGAACCAGGCGGTCGCCGTGCTCGACGCCACGACGTTCGAGCTGGGCGGCGCCGCCCCGACCGGCGCGGGCCCTGCGC contains these protein-coding regions:
- a CDS encoding F510_1955 family glycosylhydrolase, encoding MKRARQRTTAAASALGVALLVAACTTGGTTQDGAGTQPAGTGAAVTGGGLPGSHVHGVAIDPQDDRVYLATHEGLFRYDDAGPTQVGPVIDLMGFTLAGPGHFYASGHPGPGTDLPNPVGLIESTDGGETWTPLSRQGESDFHALTASAAGVVAFDGAALQASDDGTAWRDLPAPVAPYAMDVSPDGSTIVVTHQDGPVRSTDAGATWEPIADAPLLQIVDWADDLTVVGVTPDGSVQVSDDAGTTWQEAARVDGAPHALAVRRGTGDALRVVVVTEEAVLDSTDLSAGFAPLTRG
- a CDS encoding endo-1,4-beta-xylanase; its protein translation is MTTPHHSRRRARIAAVGGLSAAALIVTLAVPAQAAGSTLQAAAAETNRYFGTAMAGHYFNNSGTMTITNREFNMITAENEMKMDATEPSQNQFSYAAGDQIVNWARQNGKQVRGHALAWHSQQPGWMQNMSGTTLRNAMLNHVTKVATYYKGKIYAWDVVNEAYADGSSGGRRDSNLQRTGNDWIEAAFRAARAADPQAKLCYNDYNTDNWSHAKTQGVYNMVRDFKARGVPIDCVGFQAHFNSGNPVPSNYHTTLGNFAALGVDVQITELDIEGSGTSQAEQFRGIVQACLSVARCTGITVWGVKDSDSWRASGTPLLFDGSGNKKAAYTYTLNALNAGGTTATPGGGTSSPAPQPTSSPSPTANPTTPPPTSGTGTCTATYSEGQKWSDRFNGNVTVRANGNISGWTTTVTLSYPQYITAAWGGTASWPQSNVMVMRGNGGLANGQTTTFGFTVQHGGNWTWPTVSCTAS
- a CDS encoding LacI family DNA-binding transcriptional regulator; this translates as MPTLKDVAKASGVSVMTVSNVVNGRPRVSEATRQRVLAAVEELGYQVNLTARSLRAGRSGTIALSIPRVDHPYFAELAAAVTDALQASGRHLVVEQTGASREGELSALSQARLQMYDGVLLSVVGLKESEVARLHSDMPLVLLGEKPMPLERDHVMLGNREGARLATAHLIERGARRVAIVGGTPKSGNRGMVGMRTAGWRDAHAEVGLVPDERLILPPDHFAMAESRATARAAVDAGLDFDGVFAVTDQVAIGVIAGLHDRGLRVPDDVQVVGFDDLDVSEHLVPGLTTIDPRVDLVVAESLRLLEGRMSGVESAAEHIVTPVRLVVRGTTR